The proteins below are encoded in one region of Paenibacillus sp. YYML68:
- a CDS encoding sensor histidine kinase, whose amino-acid sequence MLHKLTRLVLLRDYPLTVKLLVYSALLVVVPMIMIGYYAYMRSSEVLEEEAQQSSWQIIEQVKTHVEYYVRDFEFATLKIVNHPEMQRLILMNSVEEIEQSGIRRSIQQLLHNESYSRGDIAGITVILDNLQIIDTSGVNKVVPIDDITNEYWYSEVPPNGSPILISRIIQLRDRKEPVISIVKRIVSPRTLQPVGIIITDVNFKRIQEIAKMVTIGRTGYMTILDAQGHYVYHHDLTLLGQKADLPSIHPADGAGAHSGSYPIYRSERELLTYSHSSALGWTLLTLVPYKELLRGVGDIGRAIFWVTAMTLAAAAVIGLTFAASLIRPIRSLHHHMRKLEIGDFEAKVRVESQDEIGMLSHGFNKMSERLKELLDEIYFSKLNEAEMQLRQKDTELKVLQAQVNPHFLYNALETIRGMALEKDLDDIAEMSAAISRLFRYNLKESSPVVTLKEEIAVCELYLRIQKYRFDERLDYSFHIPESCLSQSIVKFSLQPLIENCIHHAVDPRIGLTHIRIEARQQDDEVYRIEITDDGPGIPDTVLEQLQHDLPYKDITGGGAHIGLINVHRRIEYVCGEGYGVQVHSVYGEGTTVRIRLPWSEPSGRPHSPHTNLRT is encoded by the coding sequence ATGCTTCATAAGCTGACCCGGCTCGTGCTGCTGCGCGATTATCCGTTAACGGTGAAGCTGCTTGTCTACTCCGCCCTTCTCGTCGTCGTTCCGATGATTATGATCGGGTATTATGCCTACATGCGCTCCTCGGAGGTGCTGGAGGAGGAGGCCCAGCAGTCGAGCTGGCAAATTATCGAGCAGGTGAAGACCCATGTCGAATATTATGTAAGAGACTTCGAATTCGCGACGCTGAAGATCGTCAATCACCCCGAGATGCAGCGACTCATCCTGATGAACAGCGTCGAGGAGATTGAGCAGAGCGGCATTCGGAGGTCGATTCAGCAGCTGCTCCATAACGAATCGTACTCGCGAGGCGATATTGCAGGGATTACGGTTATTCTAGATAATCTACAAATCATTGATACGTCCGGCGTCAATAAAGTGGTCCCGATCGACGACATTACGAACGAATATTGGTACAGCGAGGTGCCTCCTAACGGCTCGCCGATTCTCATCAGCCGCATCATCCAGCTGCGCGACCGCAAGGAGCCGGTCATCTCGATTGTGAAACGGATCGTCAGCCCGAGAACGCTACAGCCGGTCGGCATAATCATTACCGATGTGAACTTCAAGCGCATTCAGGAAATTGCCAAGATGGTGACGATCGGCCGCACCGGCTATATGACGATTCTCGATGCGCAGGGCCATTACGTGTACCATCACGACCTGACGCTGCTCGGGCAGAAGGCGGACTTGCCTTCTATTCACCCAGCAGACGGGGCTGGGGCGCACAGCGGCTCCTATCCGATCTATCGGTCGGAACGAGAGCTGCTCACGTACAGTCACTCGTCCGCACTCGGCTGGACGCTACTGACGCTCGTCCCGTACAAGGAGCTGCTGCGCGGCGTCGGTGATATCGGACGGGCGATCTTCTGGGTGACGGCGATGACGCTCGCCGCCGCAGCAGTCATCGGCTTGACCTTCGCCGCCAGCCTCATCCGACCGATCCGAAGTCTGCATCATCATATGCGCAAGCTCGAGATCGGCGACTTCGAGGCGAAGGTACGCGTTGAATCACAAGATGAGATCGGCATGCTGTCGCACGGCTTTAACAAAATGTCCGAGCGCTTGAAGGAGCTGCTCGACGAAATTTACTTCTCCAAGCTCAATGAGGCTGAGATGCAGCTGCGCCAGAAGGATACGGAGCTGAAGGTGCTGCAGGCGCAGGTCAATCCGCACTTCCTGTACAATGCGCTGGAGACGATTCGCGGGATGGCGCTCGAGAAGGATCTCGATGATATTGCGGAGATGAGCGCCGCGATCTCGCGGCTGTTCCGCTACAACCTGAAGGAGTCGTCGCCCGTCGTCACACTCAAGGAGGAGATTGCCGTCTGCGAGCTGTACCTGCGCATTCAGAAGTATCGCTTCGATGAACGGCTCGACTATAGCTTCCACATTCCCGAGAGCTGTCTCAGCCAATCGATCGTGAAGTTCTCCTTGCAGCCGCTCATCGAGAACTGCATCCACCACGCCGTCGATCCGCGGATCGGCTTGACCCATATACGCATCGAGGCGCGGCAGCAGGATGACGAGGTCTATAGGATTGAGATTACGGACGACGGTCCGGGCATACCGGACACGGTGCTGGAGCAGCTGCAGCATGATCTGCCGTATAAGGACATTACGGGCGGCGGTGCGCACATCGGGCTAATCAATGTACATCGCCGGATTGAATACGTATGCGGAGAAGGGTACGGCGTGCAGGTGCATAGCGTATACGGCGAAGGCACGACAGTCCGCATTCGTCTTCCTTGGAGCGAGCCTTCGGGCAGACCGCATTCCCCGCATACGAATCTACGGACGTAA
- a CDS encoding ABC transporter ATP-binding protein, protein MLIGLHQITKMYSADKGVTHINLEVHAGTIHGLIGANGSGKTTLIKIMLNQLKVDSGHVSWEGRTLGASEYQYRKRIGYMPDDEALLDHLTPMEIVRFAGYTYGMEKNKIEENARTLFELLELSDVHSNVNGFSRGMRKKVQLAVAMIHHPKLIILDEPIAGFDPNMIYIIKQLLSELRNHGTTVLVSTHDLHFADQLADCVTMIDQGKLLLTGNKDEILHQYAVNTIEELFVKLKLKPSSKELITRVVANL, encoded by the coding sequence GTGCTGATCGGACTCCATCAAATCACCAAGATGTATTCGGCGGACAAAGGGGTTACACATATCAACCTAGAGGTGCATGCGGGTACCATACATGGTCTAATCGGGGCTAACGGCTCGGGCAAAACGACATTGATTAAGATCATGCTCAATCAACTGAAGGTCGACTCTGGTCACGTATCGTGGGAGGGGCGAACTCTCGGAGCAAGTGAATATCAATACCGCAAACGCATCGGATACATGCCGGATGATGAAGCGTTGCTAGATCATCTTACTCCGATGGAAATTGTTCGCTTTGCGGGGTATACGTATGGCATGGAGAAAAACAAAATTGAGGAGAACGCCAGGACCCTCTTTGAACTTCTGGAATTAAGCGATGTTCACAGCAATGTAAACGGATTTTCGCGAGGGATGCGCAAAAAGGTTCAGTTGGCGGTTGCGATGATCCATCACCCCAAGCTGATCATCTTGGATGAACCTATTGCCGGGTTTGACCCCAATATGATCTATATCATTAAACAGTTGCTCAGTGAATTACGAAATCATGGAACGACTGTCCTCGTTTCGACCCATGACTTACATTTTGCCGATCAATTGGCAGACTGTGTAACCATGATCGATCAGGGAAAGCTGCTGCTGACCGGCAATAAAGATGAGATCTTGCATCAATACGCTGTCAACACCATTGAAGAGCTGTTCGTTAAGTTGAAGTTAAAGCCTTCCTCTAAGGAGCTGATAACCCGTGTGGTGGCAAATTTGTAA
- a CDS encoding PqqD family peptide modification chaperone produces the protein MNLFVHDIPYLPLQVHVSESQVTDDSSNESYPINSSSYWMLHYVDGRRSIGEIATKVAKQYDADEQRITLDTIRFFEQLNGHFLLNIRVRSWKDRLQTAWFLFRTLQIGSLFQLMKIKKRYNLPAYTRNPIFLLIYLIFFIPFYYIYILAGMFLLYYALGMGWSAFVFTFNIFVSIAVHEFSHVMGLHLVKQPHAFLFIGRNNYTVGLYRERLTPAKEVVVSLLGPIVPALIGVILLVFAYKQSDSELFYLAVVWLGNLLTLLSTDGKNVARAALSWFRRNQLGRQVDKEESL, from the coding sequence ATGAATCTATTTGTTCACGATATACCTTATTTGCCCCTTCAGGTTCATGTCTCTGAAAGTCAGGTTACCGACGACAGTTCCAATGAATCCTACCCTATCAATTCGAGCTCCTACTGGATGCTGCATTATGTGGATGGGAGACGCTCAATCGGAGAGATTGCCACTAAGGTAGCGAAGCAATATGACGCAGACGAACAACGGATCACCTTGGATACAATCCGATTCTTTGAGCAGTTAAATGGACATTTTCTCCTGAACATACGTGTCCGTTCATGGAAAGACCGCTTGCAAACGGCTTGGTTTTTGTTTCGAACCCTACAGATCGGCTCCTTATTTCAGCTTATGAAGATCAAGAAGCGATATAACCTTCCCGCCTATACCAGAAATCCTATTTTTCTGTTGATTTACTTGATTTTTTTCATTCCGTTTTATTACATATACATATTAGCGGGGATGTTTCTCCTCTACTATGCTTTAGGAATGGGCTGGTCAGCCTTTGTCTTTACGTTTAATATTTTTGTTTCCATAGCCGTTCATGAGTTTTCCCACGTTATGGGACTGCATTTAGTCAAACAGCCTCATGCTTTTTTATTTATCGGGAGAAATAATTATACAGTAGGATTGTACAGGGAGCGCCTGACCCCCGCGAAGGAAGTGGTTGTTTCCTTGCTCGGCCCGATCGTTCCTGCACTTATTGGCGTTATTCTACTGGTATTTGCGTATAAGCAATCAGATTCGGAGTTATTTTACTTGGCCGTCGTATGGCTGGGCAATTTGTTAACCCTTCTCTCTACCGATGGCAAGAATGTAGCCCGAGCGGCGCTGTCCTGGTTCCGCAGGAACCAGCTTGGGAGACAAGTCGACAAGGAGGAATCGTTATGA
- a CDS encoding TRAP transporter large permease, with translation MSITATATLVLTASFVIMLLMRFPIALTIAGSTLLTIMYLDVPWVVVGQRMIKGLDSYSLLAIPFFILAGQIMSEGGLATRLINMAQLLVGAIRGGLSLVTCIACMFFGSISGSAAADASSIGSVLIPAMKRKGYKPEFTVGLTSAAAIQGVVMPPSHNMILYSLAAGGVSVSALFLAGIIPCLILLVTLMTTAYIIARKNNFPKGDPIPLKEVPRIMREGFLSMMTGVIILGGIFSGWFTATEAGAIACLYAFILTFFVYKDVPLSHSVIILKKTFRTVAMVLFLIAASDAFGWVLAYLKIPAMVTDLFLGFTDNPYIILLMINLLLLLLGAPMDMAPLILIMTPILYPVVTSLGMDPVHFGIVMILNLGIGLLTPPVGTVLFVGCAIGKVSIDKGARALLPFFFAMIGVLFLLTYVPQLSLWLPNTFLGK, from the coding sequence ATGAGTATAACCGCTACGGCAACGCTCGTCCTGACCGCCAGCTTCGTGATTATGCTGCTGATGCGGTTTCCGATCGCACTGACGATCGCAGGATCGACACTGTTAACCATTATGTATCTCGACGTCCCTTGGGTCGTCGTCGGACAGCGCATGATCAAGGGACTCGATTCCTACAGCCTGCTTGCCATTCCGTTCTTCATTCTCGCTGGGCAAATTATGAGCGAGGGTGGACTCGCCACGAGGCTAATCAACATGGCGCAGCTGCTCGTCGGCGCGATTCGCGGCGGATTGAGCCTCGTGACGTGTATCGCGTGCATGTTCTTCGGCAGCATCTCCGGCTCTGCCGCAGCGGATGCGTCCTCGATCGGCTCTGTCCTGATCCCTGCGATGAAGCGCAAGGGCTACAAGCCCGAGTTCACCGTCGGCCTGACGTCAGCGGCCGCGATCCAGGGCGTCGTCATGCCGCCGAGCCACAACATGATCTTGTACTCGCTCGCCGCGGGCGGCGTGTCGGTATCGGCTCTGTTCCTCGCGGGCATCATCCCGTGCTTGATTTTGCTCGTGACGCTGATGACGACCGCTTATATCATTGCACGCAAGAATAATTTTCCGAAGGGCGATCCGATTCCGCTGAAAGAAGTGCCGCGCATTATGCGTGAAGGCTTCCTGTCGATGATGACGGGTGTCATTATTCTCGGAGGTATCTTCTCCGGCTGGTTCACCGCTACTGAGGCGGGTGCAATTGCCTGCTTGTACGCGTTCATTCTGACGTTCTTCGTCTATAAGGATGTTCCGCTGTCCCACAGCGTCATCATTCTGAAGAAGACATTCCGTACCGTCGCGATGGTGCTGTTCCTGATCGCAGCGTCTGATGCATTCGGCTGGGTGCTCGCATACTTGAAGATTCCGGCGATGGTAACGGATCTGTTCCTCGGCTTCACCGACAATCCGTACATCATTCTGCTGATGATCAACCTGCTCCTGCTGTTGCTCGGCGCACCGATGGATATGGCTCCGCTCATCCTGATTATGACGCCAATTCTGTATCCAGTCGTCACCTCGCTGGGCATGGATCCGGTACACTTCGGGATCGTGATGATCTTGAATCTCGGTATAGGACTCCTGACGCCACCGGTCGGCACCGTGCTCTTCGTCGGTTGTGCGATTGGTAAAGTGTCGATAGACAAGGGAGCCCGGGCGCTATTGCCATTCTTCTTCGCTATGATTGGCGTACTGTTCCTGCTCACCTACGTACCGCAGCTATCCTTATGGCTACCGAATACATTCTTAGGAAAGTAG
- a CDS encoding urea carboxylase-associated family protein, whose amino-acid sequence MKQTFTIPAKHGFSARVYKGNLLRLIDVEGEQIGDFVAYNVQDTEERLDPIATRDALETTQIRKGQVIYSNKYVPMLTLVEDTVEKHDLLSPACRPEMYKLLYEKDIPYENCYMNLSAALAKFGIEKPGQHYPFNIFMNTVLHEDGSVEFKRPKSKAGDYVVLRAEMDLFIAISACPNEQSMGNGCHSTDLCLEIDAEQSITSYVVSGKEADELEPRLVRGG is encoded by the coding sequence ATGAAGCAAACATTCACCATTCCTGCCAAGCATGGCTTCAGCGCCCGTGTGTATAAGGGCAATCTGCTGCGCCTCATTGATGTCGAGGGTGAGCAGATCGGCGACTTCGTCGCTTATAACGTGCAAGATACCGAGGAGAGACTGGACCCGATCGCGACACGAGACGCACTCGAGACGACTCAGATTCGCAAGGGACAAGTGATCTATTCGAATAAATATGTACCGATGCTGACACTCGTTGAGGACACGGTAGAGAAGCACGACCTTCTCTCCCCCGCCTGCCGACCGGAGATGTATAAGCTGCTGTATGAGAAGGATATTCCTTATGAGAATTGCTATATGAATCTGTCCGCGGCGCTGGCCAAATTCGGCATCGAGAAGCCTGGACAGCATTACCCGTTCAACATCTTCATGAACACGGTGCTCCACGAGGACGGCAGCGTAGAGTTCAAGCGCCCGAAGTCGAAGGCCGGCGACTATGTCGTGCTGCGCGCGGAGATGGACCTGTTCATCGCGATCTCGGCCTGTCCGAATGAGCAAAGCATGGGCAACGGCTGTCACTCGACAGACCTGTGCCTTGAGATCGATGCGGAGCAGTCGATTACGAGCTATGTTGTGAGCGGGAAGGAAGCGGATGAGCTGGAGCCGCGGCTGGTGCGGGGGGGATGA
- a CDS encoding TRAP transporter substrate-binding protein: protein MNKSFKMSASALSIVLLTGAVLAGCGTKQEAAPQGGAAADAKKPSYTFRLAESHPPDYPTTLGDKKFAELVNERSAGRIKVDVFPSSQLGEEKAVIEQVQLGAIEMTRVSSGAMAGFNKEYGVFSLPYIFDNEQHMWKFLTGAEGERLLDSLQSSKMKGLAYFEPGARSFYTKSPVTKLEDLKGLKIRVIQNQVNVDIMKALGASATPMAYGEVFSALQTGVIDGAENNYPSYFSSKHYEVAKNYIVDQHQRVPEVLLISKTTWDKLSDEDKKLLKQAALDSVAYQREQWKKYEKESEDKVRAAGSVITKVEDIKPWQDAVKPVIDKYRADYKNVLDAIEAAKK, encoded by the coding sequence ATGAACAAAAGCTTCAAGATGTCTGCAAGCGCTCTATCCATTGTGCTGCTCACCGGTGCTGTACTCGCTGGCTGCGGAACGAAGCAGGAAGCAGCTCCACAAGGCGGCGCTGCCGCTGACGCGAAGAAGCCGTCCTATACATTCCGTCTGGCTGAATCTCATCCGCCAGATTATCCAACAACGCTGGGAGATAAGAAATTCGCTGAGCTCGTGAACGAGCGCTCCGCAGGCCGCATCAAGGTCGATGTATTCCCATCCTCACAGCTGGGTGAAGAGAAGGCCGTTATTGAGCAAGTACAGCTCGGCGCGATCGAGATGACGCGTGTCAGCTCCGGTGCGATGGCTGGCTTCAACAAGGAATACGGCGTGTTCAGCTTGCCGTACATCTTCGACAATGAACAGCACATGTGGAAGTTCCTGACCGGCGCAGAGGGTGAGAGGCTGCTCGACAGCCTGCAGAGCTCGAAGATGAAGGGACTCGCGTACTTCGAGCCAGGCGCTCGCAGCTTCTATACGAAGAGTCCAGTGACGAAGCTGGAGGATCTGAAGGGTCTGAAGATTCGCGTTATCCAGAACCAGGTGAACGTCGACATTATGAAGGCGCTCGGCGCCAGCGCAACACCGATGGCTTACGGCGAAGTGTTCAGCGCCCTGCAGACCGGCGTCATCGACGGTGCGGAGAACAACTATCCGAGCTATTTCTCCTCCAAGCATTATGAAGTTGCGAAGAACTACATCGTCGACCAGCATCAGCGTGTGCCAGAGGTGCTGCTGATCAGTAAGACGACTTGGGATAAGCTGTCCGACGAGGACAAGAAGCTGCTGAAGCAGGCTGCGCTCGATTCGGTAGCGTACCAGCGTGAGCAGTGGAAGAAGTATGAGAAGGAATCCGAGGACAAGGTACGTGCAGCGGGCTCTGTCATTACGAAGGTAGAAGACATCAAGCCATGGCAGGATGCCGTGAAGCCAGTCATCGACAAGTACCGTGCGGACTACAAGAACGTACTAGATGCGATTGAGGCAGCTAAGAAATAA
- a CDS encoding ribose-phosphate pyrophosphokinase — MVMIDYHTHHVRCGHASGTLEEYVRRGIEIGLTQLGQSLGNIKLSRFKSGEIYCLYEESIRNCDVFLVQTFSHPINEHLVELLVMMDAAKRASAKTVNIVLPYYGYSRQERKAAPREPISAKLVADLLQAAGAHRVVTIDLHAPAIQGFFDIPVDHLTALDLISDYIRRKDIRNPVVVSPDAGRASAAEKMANVLDAPFAIMIKKRPSHNESVITHLIGEVAGYTPIIIEDLIDTGTTIVNVVEGLKERGAEDAYICATHPVFSGPAVQRLDHPNIREVVITDSIAVDEGHPDKFKIITVAPLLSNAIRIILEGGSISSLFKYGGV, encoded by the coding sequence ATGGTAATGATCGACTACCACACGCATCACGTTCGCTGCGGCCACGCCTCCGGCACCTTGGAGGAATACGTAAGGCGCGGCATCGAGATCGGGCTGACCCAGCTGGGGCAGTCACTGGGGAACATTAAGCTTTCGCGCTTTAAGAGCGGCGAAATTTACTGCCTATACGAGGAGAGCATCCGCAACTGTGACGTCTTTCTGGTACAGACCTTCTCTCATCCGATCAACGAGCATCTGGTAGAGCTGCTGGTCATGATGGACGCCGCCAAGCGGGCTTCGGCGAAGACCGTCAACATTGTCCTCCCGTACTATGGATACTCCCGTCAGGAACGGAAGGCTGCGCCGCGCGAGCCGATCTCGGCTAAGCTCGTTGCCGACCTGCTGCAGGCTGCCGGAGCGCACCGCGTTGTGACGATCGACCTGCATGCGCCGGCGATTCAAGGATTTTTCGACATTCCTGTCGACCATCTTACCGCACTTGACCTTATCAGCGACTATATTCGCCGCAAGGACATCCGCAATCCCGTCGTCGTATCTCCGGACGCAGGCCGCGCTTCCGCGGCGGAGAAGATGGCCAACGTGCTGGACGCGCCATTCGCGATCATGATCAAGAAGCGCCCGAGTCACAACGAGTCGGTCATCACGCACCTGATCGGTGAAGTCGCCGGCTATACGCCGATTATTATCGAGGACTTGATCGACACCGGTACGACGATCGTCAACGTCGTTGAGGGGCTCAAGGAGCGTGGCGCTGAGGACGCGTATATATGCGCAACGCACCCGGTATTCTCCGGACCTGCGGTGCAGCGTCTCGATCATCCGAACATCCGCGAGGTCGTCATCACCGATTCTATCGCTGTGGATGAAGGCCACCCGGACAAATTCAAAATCATCACAGTTGCACCGCTGCTGTCCAATGCGATTCGTATTATTCTAGAGGGCGGTTCCATCTCCTCGCTGTTCAAGTACGGCGGCGTATAG
- a CDS encoding YqcI/YcgG family protein: protein MSILYSRSELMKQLEELESWQAEAFTRFANTIADPEDTYPCIPGRHGFLSDHLRFGFVGHPTSEETSKQVAQLLQQYGRCSRSTGKYASLVIFCNTSADPEGAYTVEEYESMFWRLLSEVTQHDPQEWPGAISDNPTDASWEFCHDGEPYFTFCATPAHEQRRSRQFPSFMLAFQPRWVFAEINDATTFGRRMKALIRKRLLGYDRIDVHPALKWYGQEGNLEWKQYFLRDDNSSPSKCPFTRMKKALNPFGARK, encoded by the coding sequence ATGTCTATTCTGTATTCACGCTCCGAGCTGATGAAGCAGCTGGAGGAGCTGGAGAGCTGGCAGGCGGAGGCGTTCACACGCTTCGCGAATACGATTGCAGATCCGGAGGACACGTACCCGTGCATTCCCGGCAGGCACGGCTTCCTGTCCGATCACTTGCGGTTCGGCTTCGTCGGTCATCCGACGAGCGAGGAGACGAGCAAGCAGGTCGCCCAGCTGCTGCAGCAATATGGACGCTGCTCCCGCTCGACCGGCAAGTATGCGTCGCTCGTGATTTTCTGCAACACATCGGCTGATCCAGAGGGCGCTTATACGGTCGAGGAATACGAGAGCATGTTCTGGAGACTGCTTAGCGAGGTGACGCAGCACGACCCGCAGGAGTGGCCGGGTGCGATCTCGGATAACCCGACCGATGCGTCGTGGGAGTTCTGCCATGATGGCGAGCCGTACTTCACGTTCTGTGCCACACCTGCCCACGAGCAGCGCCGAAGCCGTCAATTCCCGAGCTTCATGCTGGCGTTCCAGCCGCGCTGGGTGTTCGCTGAGATCAATGACGCCACGACGTTCGGCCGCCGCATGAAGGCGTTAATTCGCAAGCGTCTGCTGGGCTACGACCGAATCGATGTTCACCCTGCGTTGAAGTGGTACGGTCAGGAGGGCAATCTGGAGTGGAAGCAATATTTTCTCCGGGACGATAACAGCAGTCCTTCCAAGTGTCCGTTCACTCGCATGAAGAAGGCGCTGAACCCGTTCGGCGCGCGTAAATAA
- a CDS encoding spore coat protein produces the protein MMNSNQLPSQMNHGGHEVFDLHEVIAGMINVLDQYMMFRMFVRDPELMDILDRQYSFILDQYNLTCECFTTGREPSQHTKRYMMKQNNTVVYGMKPSQPKKPNQSIEDIKDKGLSGHMLGLIKSTASLLTMTSVEVTNPVIRRVLADSVPNYVEMAYEIFLYQNKHSYYQVPQLSAHDMNLMTNSYVPMNGQPQMPNPGMFRN, from the coding sequence ATGATGAACTCCAACCAGCTGCCAAGCCAAATGAACCACGGCGGTCATGAGGTGTTCGACCTGCACGAAGTTATCGCGGGTATGATCAACGTACTGGATCAGTACATGATGTTCCGCATGTTCGTTCGCGACCCGGAGCTGATGGACATTCTGGATCGCCAGTACAGCTTCATCCTTGATCAATACAACCTGACGTGCGAATGCTTCACGACAGGTCGTGAGCCGTCCCAGCACACGAAGCGTTATATGATGAAGCAGAACAACACGGTCGTATACGGCATGAAGCCGTCCCAGCCGAAGAAGCCGAACCAGTCCATCGAGGACATCAAGGATAAGGGCCTCTCCGGTCATATGCTCGGCTTGATCAAGTCGACAGCGTCCTTGCTGACGATGACGTCGGTAGAAGTGACGAATCCGGTCATTCGCCGCGTGCTGGCCGACAGCGTGCCGAACTACGTCGAGATGGCGTACGAGATCTTCTTGTACCAGAACAAGCACAGCTACTACCAAGTGCCGCAGCTGAGCGCGCATGACATGAACCTGATGACCAATAGCTATGTACCGATGAACGGTCAGCCGCAGATGCCGAATCCGGGCATGTTCCGCAACTAA
- a CDS encoding response regulator: MYTILIVDDERWVRTSLKKTIERTQLPFTVIHEASNGLEAIDWLKSNTVDLAMTDVNMPVMDGLQFITTLKEQHPAVEAVIFSGHDQFQYAQQALRLGARDYLLKPVMAEDMATCLERIAVSLAEKKRQQAALAEAQASSSAEPADPNELTAVEQVMAYVKATLPGEVTLQEAAARVHLNPSYLSHLFKQQTKVNFVDYVLSKRMEEAKRLLETTTLRISDIAERLGYQDFSYFSNTFKRIVGQPPSEYRKECKECKN; this comes from the coding sequence ATGTATACAATCTTGATCGTCGATGATGAACGGTGGGTGCGCACCTCGCTGAAGAAAACGATCGAGCGCACACAGCTGCCATTTACCGTCATTCACGAGGCTTCGAACGGTCTGGAGGCAATCGACTGGCTGAAGTCGAACACGGTCGACCTCGCGATGACCGATGTCAACATGCCGGTCATGGACGGCCTGCAGTTCATCACGACCTTGAAGGAGCAGCACCCGGCTGTTGAGGCCGTCATCTTCAGCGGACATGATCAGTTCCAATACGCGCAGCAGGCGCTGCGACTGGGAGCACGAGATTACTTGCTCAAGCCGGTCATGGCCGAGGATATGGCGACGTGTCTGGAACGGATCGCAGTCAGTCTCGCGGAGAAGAAACGGCAGCAGGCTGCGCTCGCCGAAGCCCAGGCATCGTCGTCGGCCGAGCCGGCTGATCCGAATGAGCTGACGGCTGTCGAGCAGGTGATGGCGTATGTGAAGGCGACGCTGCCCGGCGAGGTCACGCTTCAGGAGGCGGCGGCGAGGGTGCACCTGAATCCGAGCTACTTGAGCCACCTGTTCAAGCAGCAGACGAAGGTGAACTTCGTCGACTATGTATTATCGAAGCGGATGGAGGAGGCGAAGCGGCTGCTCGAGACGACGACGCTGCGCATCTCCGACATCGCCGAGCGGCTCGGCTACCAGGACTTCTCTTACTTCAGCAACACGTTCAAGCGAATCGTCGGTCAGCCGCCGTCTGAATATCGCAAGGAATGTAAGGAATGTAAGAATTAA
- a CDS encoding TRAP transporter small permease translates to MKVLKRIALSLDSIFEWISLTALTLMTFIVILQVVTRKLFNFVFFWSEEVTLLLMVWFSFMGIAIGFREKLHIATDSFTKLFGARFNKVWDKVITVVVFGFGLYLIVNGMQFTIDQYETTLPATGLTNSIYYIVMPITGIMICAYSLLSLIGIETTRHQGLGEEFGE, encoded by the coding sequence ATGAAAGTGTTAAAACGGATCGCCCTGTCACTGGATTCGATATTCGAATGGATTTCATTGACGGCGCTTACATTGATGACGTTTATCGTCATTCTTCAAGTCGTAACCCGCAAGCTGTTCAACTTCGTCTTCTTCTGGTCAGAGGAGGTGACGCTGCTGCTGATGGTCTGGTTCTCGTTCATGGGCATCGCCATCGGCTTCCGCGAGAAGCTGCACATCGCGACCGACTCGTTCACGAAGCTGTTCGGAGCACGCTTCAACAAGGTGTGGGACAAGGTCATCACCGTGGTCGTCTTCGGCTTCGGGCTGTACCTGATCGTCAACGGCATGCAGTTCACCATCGATCAGTACGAGACGACGCTGCCGGCTACAGGGCTGACCAATAGTATCTATTATATTGTCATGCCGATTACAGGCATCATGATCTGTGCCTACAGCCTGCTCAGCCTGATCGGAATTGAAACGACTCGTCATCAAGGTCTTGGGGAGGAATTCGGCGAATGA